A genomic stretch from Tribolium castaneum strain GA2 chromosome 6, icTriCast1.1, whole genome shotgun sequence includes:
- the LOC661102 gene encoding alpha-esterase like protein E1 isoform X1, translating into MTIAEVTITQGKLRGTTSCDINGDTYFRFQGIPYAKPPVGVLRFKAPQPPENWTGVLDATKEGDPCYGRHFFKKNLIVGSENCLVLNVYTKNLRTDTNRITQPVLFWIHGGDFVTGSGTSEMYGPDYLMSENVVLVTINYRLGMLGFLSFEDVSLGVPGNAGFKDMVMALKWVQKNIIMFGGDPHNVTIFGSGSGAMSVHLLHLSPISKTLFHKAIAQSGTVLSLRARGTLAISQIASILKLKDERSVYKHLMALKVAEIYKLQKTLLETCGPFDRNLFGYVVEKKSDEPAFLKEDPFKIIASGNFNQVPLICGYVANETIGSELNQGPTFEEKIIPWFFGYEFGSLESYTVAKEIKSFYYGSEETLPRDKTKTTTLISDAQTVFEIQTTVRKHYVLSRAPTYLYRVSLKTALKIPGLPADVNYIFKNFATSIKPGTKEHKVMKRFVRLWCNFAKYAHPTPRRDDALLNVIWRFVSNDDELDFLDIGDELVASANPDAQRMKFWKKLFNKSPANGKLIQYKRMTFIQSHKPKMEPLVTTVQGQLKGTTSLDSSGEKYYKFQGIPFAKPPVGLLRFKAPEPPEKWTGVLDATKEGSPCYARHPFNNKIVGSEDCLYLNVYTKKIASNNCSLSPVLFWIHGGAFLNGSGGTEMYGPDFLITQDVVVVTINYRLGILGFLSLENPDLKVPGNAGLKDIVMALKWVQTNIKNFGGDPNNVTVFGQSAGGVAVHLLLLSQMSRGLFHKAIAQSGCAFSPWARGTTGVKELAPVLHVEEDEEKIYERLMKLPVDELFKLQEKIVSFLNIYASKHRAFAYVVEKISDGFLSEEPIDIISNGKFQQLPFMIGYTTAETWGFDSLRPDDWPGAKNLEDSIPWTLGFKTGSPESQVMTEKIKKFYCGGHIPTTIKLETKIAIHTDANFVFGVYKTALSHFSKSQAPTYLYRFSAETELNVMRQFYKIKIPGVVHCDDIGYLFKNVASPRIKPGSKEEVLLKKVVKLWTNFAKFGNPTPDNSLGVVWKPVTDKEVDYLDIGESLTPARNSIEHKRVQFLTKLYERKNSSSHL; encoded by the exons ATGACTATCGCGGAAGTAACAATCACCCAAGGCAAATTACGCGGTACCACTTCTTGTGACATAAACGGGGACACCTACTTCCGCTTTCAAGGCATTCCATACGCTAAGCCGCCTGTGGGGGTACTCAGATTTAAG GCCCCCCAACCACCTGAAAACTGGACGGGTGTTTTGGATGCCACCAAAGAAGGTGATCCTTGCTATGGTCGTCATTTTTTCAAGAAGAATTTAATTGTGGGAAGCGAAAATTGTTTGGTACTTAATGTTTACACCAAAAACCTACGCACTGACACCAACCGTATCACCCAACCTGTGCTTTTCTGGATCCACGGTGGGGATTTTGTGACTGGAAGTGGTACCAGTGAAATGTACGGTCCTGACTATCTAATGAGCGAAAATGTGGTACTTGTCACAATTAATTATCGGTTGGGGATGTTGGGGTTCCTAAGCTTTGAGGATGTGTCTTTAGGAGTACCGGGTAATGCTGGGTTCAAGGACATGGTAATGGCCTTGAAATGGGTtcagaaaaatattataatgttTGGTGGCGATCCACACAATGTGACGATTTTCGGGTCTGGGTCCGGTGCCATGTCAGTGCATCTTTTACACTTATCGCCAATCAGTAAAACCCTCTTTCATAAAGCTATAGCCCAGAGTGGTACCGTTTTGAGTTTGAGGGCCCGTGGTACTCTTGCCATTTCACAAATAGCTtcgattttgaaattaaaggatGAGAGAAGTGTTTACAAGCACTTGATGGCACTGAAAGTCGCCGAGATTTACAAACTTCAAAAAACTTTACTTGAA ACTTGTGGTCCATTTGACCGCAATCTTTTTGGTTACGTCGTTGAGAAAAAATCAGACGAGCCCGCTTTCTTGAAGGAAGATCCTTTCAAAATCATTGCTTCGGGCAATTTTAACCAGGTACCACTAATATGTGGGTACGTTGCCAACGAAACCATTGGTTCCGAACTCAATCAAGGGCCAACCTTTGAGGAGAAAATCATCCCttggttttttggttacgAGTTTGGTAGTCTAGAAAGCTACACGGTGGCCAAAGAaatcaaaagtttttattacggGTCTGAGGAAACTCTACCAAGGGATAAAACCAAAACTACGACT TTGATTTCCGACGCCCAGacggttttcgaaattcaAACAACCGTCAGAAAACATTACGTTTTATCCCGAGCCCCTACCTATTTATACCGAGTGTCCTTAAAGACTGCTTTGAAAATACCGGGGCTTCCAGCCGATGTCAactacattttcaaaaattttgccacaaGTATCAAGCCTGGAACTAAAGAACACAAAGTGATGAAGCGGTTCGTTCGGTTGTGGTGCAATTTTGCCAAATATGCACACCCGACGCCTCGGAGAGACGACGCATTGCTGAATGTTATTTGGAGGTTTGTTAGCAATGACGACGAGTTAGATTTTCTGGATATTGGTGACGAGTTGGTCGCTTCGGCCAATCCCGACGCCCAGCGAATGAAGTTCTGGAAAAAGTTGTTTAACAAGAGCCCAGCTAATGGAAAACTAAT ccaatatAAACGCATGACTTTCATTCAATCACACAAACCTAAAATGGAACCCCTAGTCACAACAGTGCAAGGACAGTTAAAAGGTACCACTTCTCTTGATTCGTCCGGAGAGAAGTACTACAAGTTTCAAGGCATTCCGTTTGCTAAACCACCTGTGGGCCTTCTCCGATTTAAG GCCCCTGAACCTCCCGAAAAATGGACTGGGGTACTGGACGCCACAAAGGAAGGGAGCCCTTGTTACGCCCGCCACCcgtttaacaataaaattgtcGGGAGTGAAGACTGCCTTTATTTGAACGTTTACACGAAAAAAATAGCAAGTAACAACTGTTCTTTGTCTCCTGTCCTGTTTTGGATCCACGGAGGTGCGTTCTTGAACGGTTCCGGAGGAACGGAAATGTACGGTCCCGATTTCCTCATCACTCAAGATGTGGTCGTGGTAACGATCAACTACCGACTAGGGATTTTGGGCTTTTTGAGCCTTGAAAACCCCGATTTGAAAGTACCAGGCAACGCCGGCTTGAAGGACATAGTAATGGCCTTGAAATGGGTCCAAACCAACATCAAAAACTTCGGTGGTGACCCTAATAACGTCACCGTTTTTGGGCAAAGTGCGGGTGGAGTTGCCGTCCATCTCCTGCTTTTGTCCCAAATGAGTCGCGGGTTGTTCCACAAGGCTATAGCCCAGAGCGGGTGTGCGTTTAGCCCTTGGGCACGTGGTACCACCGGTGTTAAAGAATTGGCCCCGGTACTACACGTGGAAGAAGACGAAGAGAAGATTTACGAGCGTTTGATGAAACTACCAGTTGACGAATTGTTCAAACTCCAGGAGAAAATTGTCTCGTTTCTAAATATTTACGCAAGCAAACATAGAGCCTTTGCCTACGTTGTGGAGAAGATTTCGGATGGTTTTCTAAGCGAGGAACCAATTGATATTATTTCGAATGGAAAATTCCAACAACTGCCTTTCATGATTGGGTACACGACTGCCGAAACTTGGGGCTTTGACTCGCTCAGGCCTGACGATTGGCCAGGGGCGAAAAATCTGGAAGACTCAATCCCCTGGACTCTAGGATTTAAAACTGGAAGCCCGGAAAGTCAAGTCATGAcggagaaaataaaaaagttctaTTGCGGCGGACATATTCCGACCACCATTAAATTAGAGACAAAAATTGCG ATCCACACCGATGCAAATTTCGTTTTCGGGGTTTATAAAACGGCTCTAAGCCACTTCAGCAAGTCACAAGCCCCCACTTATTTGTACAGGTTTTCGGCAGAGACTGAACTGAATGTGATGCGGCAATTCTACAAGATCAAAATTCCAG GTGTGGTCCATTGTGACGATATTGGTTATCTGTTCAAAAACGTGGCTTCGCCTCGCATCAAACCCGGTTCTAAGGAAgaagttttgttgaaaaaggtCGT
- the LOC661102 gene encoding alpha-esterase like protein E1: protein MTIAEVTITQGKLRGTTSCDINGDTYFRFQGIPYAKPPVGVLRFKAPQPPENWTGVLDATKEGDPCYGRHFFKKNLIVGSENCLVLNVYTKNLRTDTNRITQPVLFWIHGGDFVTGSGTSEMYGPDYLMSENVVLVTINYRLGMLGFLSFEDVSLGVPGNAGFKDMVMALKWVQKNIIMFGGDPHNVTIFGSGSGAMSVHLLHLSPISKTLFHKAIAQSGTVLSLRARGTLAISQIASILKLKDERSVYKHLMALKVAEIYKLQKTLLETCGPFDRNLFGYVVEKKSDEPAFLKEDPFKIIASGNFNQVPLICGYVANETIGSELNQGPTFEEKIIPWFFGYEFGSLESYTVAKEIKSFYYGSEETLPRDKTKTTTLISDAQTVFEIQTTVRKHYVLSRAPTYLYRVSLKTALKIPGLPADVNYIFKNFATSIKPGTKEHKVMKRFVRLWCNFAKYAHPTPRRDDALLNVIWRFVSNDDELDFLDIGDELVASANPDAQRMKFWKKLFNKSPANGKLM, encoded by the exons ATGACTATCGCGGAAGTAACAATCACCCAAGGCAAATTACGCGGTACCACTTCTTGTGACATAAACGGGGACACCTACTTCCGCTTTCAAGGCATTCCATACGCTAAGCCGCCTGTGGGGGTACTCAGATTTAAG GCCCCCCAACCACCTGAAAACTGGACGGGTGTTTTGGATGCCACCAAAGAAGGTGATCCTTGCTATGGTCGTCATTTTTTCAAGAAGAATTTAATTGTGGGAAGCGAAAATTGTTTGGTACTTAATGTTTACACCAAAAACCTACGCACTGACACCAACCGTATCACCCAACCTGTGCTTTTCTGGATCCACGGTGGGGATTTTGTGACTGGAAGTGGTACCAGTGAAATGTACGGTCCTGACTATCTAATGAGCGAAAATGTGGTACTTGTCACAATTAATTATCGGTTGGGGATGTTGGGGTTCCTAAGCTTTGAGGATGTGTCTTTAGGAGTACCGGGTAATGCTGGGTTCAAGGACATGGTAATGGCCTTGAAATGGGTtcagaaaaatattataatgttTGGTGGCGATCCACACAATGTGACGATTTTCGGGTCTGGGTCCGGTGCCATGTCAGTGCATCTTTTACACTTATCGCCAATCAGTAAAACCCTCTTTCATAAAGCTATAGCCCAGAGTGGTACCGTTTTGAGTTTGAGGGCCCGTGGTACTCTTGCCATTTCACAAATAGCTtcgattttgaaattaaaggatGAGAGAAGTGTTTACAAGCACTTGATGGCACTGAAAGTCGCCGAGATTTACAAACTTCAAAAAACTTTACTTGAA ACTTGTGGTCCATTTGACCGCAATCTTTTTGGTTACGTCGTTGAGAAAAAATCAGACGAGCCCGCTTTCTTGAAGGAAGATCCTTTCAAAATCATTGCTTCGGGCAATTTTAACCAGGTACCACTAATATGTGGGTACGTTGCCAACGAAACCATTGGTTCCGAACTCAATCAAGGGCCAACCTTTGAGGAGAAAATCATCCCttggttttttggttacgAGTTTGGTAGTCTAGAAAGCTACACGGTGGCCAAAGAaatcaaaagtttttattacggGTCTGAGGAAACTCTACCAAGGGATAAAACCAAAACTACGACT TTGATTTCCGACGCCCAGacggttttcgaaattcaAACAACCGTCAGAAAACATTACGTTTTATCCCGAGCCCCTACCTATTTATACCGAGTGTCCTTAAAGACTGCTTTGAAAATACCGGGGCTTCCAGCCGATGTCAactacattttcaaaaattttgccacaaGTATCAAGCCTGGAACTAAAGAACACAAAGTGATGAAGCGGTTCGTTCGGTTGTGGTGCAATTTTGCCAAATATGCACACCCGACGCCTCGGAGAGACGACGCATTGCTGAATGTTATTTGGAGGTTTGTTAGCAATGACGACGAGTTAGATTTTCTGGATATTGGTGACGAGTTGGTCGCTTCGGCCAATCCCGACGCCCAGCGAATGAAGTTCTGGAAAAAGTTGTTTAACAAGAGCCCAGCTAATGGAAAACTAATGTAA
- the LOC661214 gene encoding serpin B3, with the protein MKLAAVLSLVILTQGEEFSQANYLFTSDVYKECVKNEGGNLLVSPLSVEIVLALAQCGARDETAREIQTALHLASSDQKTAFKSVISGLKGGEHYSLHTANKIYLHDNFSIRDDFKTIATEMFQSEVENIDFSKTEAAGIINKWVEDQTNQKIKNLVRPESLQNSPSVLVNALYFKARWASKNFLKYPYLTKIFSKTATDQIESEFMIDIGGSYQLHEDKELGARFLKAPFKGQDAHMVFVLPDAVDGLGRLEEQADKIFREHSFQPVIINVELPRFKIESTVNFKSILQKLGVRKAFMNGEADFSGIAGKKGELVVGQVTQKSYIDVNKDGVEAAAATNLVFTLSGPPRTTKEFKANHPFLFYIQAKGVVLFAGRVVDPKY; encoded by the exons ATGAAGCTCGCTGCGGTTCTCTCACTCGTGATTTTGACCCAAGGAGAAGAGTTTTCGCAAGCTAATTATTTGTTCACTTCTGATGTTTACAAA GAGTGTGTTAAAAATGAGGGCGGTAATTTACTAGTGAGTCCCCTTTCCGTGGAAATAGTCCTAGCATTGGCCCAGTGTGGTGCCAGAGATGAGACAGCACGAGAAATCCAAACCGCTTTACATTTGGCCAGTTCTGACCAAAAAACTGCTTTCAAAAGTGTTATTTCGGGCCTTAAGGGGGGCGAACACTACTCGCTTCACACAGCCAACAAGATTTATCTTCACGATAATTTCTCGATTAGGGACGATTTTAAGACAATTGCTACAGAAATGTTCCAATCAGAGGTTGAAAATatagatttttcgaaaactgaGGCAGCTGGGATTATAAATAAGTGGGTCGAGGACCAAAcgaaccaaaaaataaaaaacttggtGCGTCCCGAAAGTCTCCAAAACAGCCCTTCTGTCCTGGTCAATGCGCTTTATTTCAAGGCGCGTTGGGCCTCTAAAAACTTCCTTAAATACCCCTACTTAACtaagattttttccaaaacggCCACTGACCAGATTGAAAGTGAATTCATGATAGATATAGGCGGTTCTTATCAACTGCACGAAGATAAAGAACTGGGCGCTCGGTTCCTGAAAGCTCCGTTTAAAGGACAAGACGCCCATATGGTTTTCGTGCTACCAGACGCTGTGGACGGGCTTGGAAGACTTGAGGAacaagcggataaaattttcagggAACATTCGTTCCAGCCGGTTATTATAAACGTGGAGTTACCACGGTTCAAAATTGAGAGTACCGTTAATTTCAAGTCGATATTGCAAAAG TTAGGTGTTCGGAAAGCTTTTATGAACGGCGAGGCCGATTTTAGCGGAATTGCTGGAAAAAAGGGGGAGCTTGTCGTGGGGCAGGTTACACAAAAGAGTTACATTGATGTTAACAAGGATGGGGTGGAAGCAGCAGCTGCCACGAATTTAG TGTTTACGCTGTCTGGGCCGCCACGAACTACGAAAGAATTTAAAGCAAATCAtccatttttgttttacattCAAGCCAAAGGCGTGGTGCTGTTTGCAGGAAGAGTTGTTGATCCGAAATATTAA
- the LOC661264 gene encoding serine/threonine-protein kinase Chk2 isoform X1: protein MLEATDLPLTQTQTDEPSQELGEVKRPWGRLCACISTMVSIDLFEPVYTFGRAPSCNIFVDESQFPTILNVSKQHFRLTKDEEGLVFLTDLSKNGTFVNRTKIGRNNECVIYNEDIIAIGSPSTRVYSFISDINRDDYEFLPQELRLKYTTTKLLGRGSFGQVRLALDKQTREQFAIKRIDKSRSSVSTRRGNNISGIKTEVEILSSFSHAFIIQMREVFETDDEVFLVLEYMSGGELTSRIRSTLAFPECEVKFIFYQILLGVRYLHLNGVTHRDLKPENVLLSTQNQYPRVKISDFGLSKIMDDISVMETVCGTVQYAAPEVLRFFEPYSRKVDVWSLGVILFYMLSRTQPFVGSSREEVAKNIVSGKITWDPKAWRNVSLPAKNLVKSMITVDSTCRYSIVDIFKHDWVAKDHETRRNVEELVQTFEENNDSGDNLVIPKRRRISFV, encoded by the exons ATGTTGGAAGCCACAGACCTGCCCCTGACTCAGACCCAAACCGACGAGCCCTCTCAGGAGCTGGGGGAGGTGAAACGACCATGGGGGCGGTTGTGCGCCTGTATCTCGACAATGGTGTCGATTG ACTTGTTCGAGCCGGTGTACACTTTTGGACGAGCCCCCAGTtgcaatattttcgttgaCGAAAGTCAGTTTCCCACGATTTTGAACGTTAGCAAGCAACATTTTCGGCTAACGAAGGACGAGGAGGGTCTCGTGTTTCTCACAGACCTCAGTAAGAATGGCACTTTCGttaatagaacgaaaataggCAGAAATAACGAATGTGTCATTTACAACGAGGATATTATAGCAATAGGGAGCCCCAGTACCAGAG TCTACAGTTTTATCAGTGACATCAATCGCGACGATTATGAGTTCCTACCTCAGGAGTTGCGGCTAAAATACACCACCACGAAGCTCTTAGGACGTGGTTCCTTCGGCCAAGTCCGTCTAGCCCTTGATAAG CAAACTCGGGAGCAATTCGCAATCAAACGAATTGATAAATCAAGGTCTAGTGTCTCAACACGCCGGGGAAACAACATAAGTGGCATTAAAACGGAAGTTGAGATACTGAGTTCGTTCTCTCAT GCTTTTATTATCCAAATGAGGGAGGTTTTTGAGACTGATGACGAGGTGTTCCTAGTTTTAGAATACATGAGTGGGGGCGAACTCACAAGTCGGATTCGTTCGACTTTGGCGTTCCCCGAATGCGAggtgaagtttattttttaccaaatctTACTAGGTGTGAGGTATTTACACTTAAACGGGGTGACACACAGGGACTTGAAA CCTGAAAACGTACTTCTGAGTACGCAAAACCAATACCCGAGAGTGAAAATCTCCGATTTTGGTTTGAGCAAGATCATGGACGATATCAGCGTGATGGAGACGGTCTGTGGGACCGTCCAGTACGCGGCACCAGAAGTATTAAGGTTCTTTGAGCCCTATAGCCGGAAAGTGGACGTTTGGAGCCTCGGAGTGATTCTGTTTTATATGCTGAGCCGGACGCAGCCCTTTGT TGGTTCAAGTAGGGAAGAAGTCGCTAAAAATATAGTGAGTGGCAAAATAACTTGGGACCCTAAAGCTTGGAGAAATGTGTCATTGCCGGCGAAAAATCTCGTGAAATCTATGATCACGGTGGACTCAACTTGTCGTTATTCCATTGTAGATATTTTTAAACACGACTGGGTGGCAAAG GATCACGAAACCAGAAGAAATGTGGAAGAATTGGTGCAAACTTTCGAAGAAAATAACGATTCGGGTGACAATCTCGTAATACCAAAGAGACGAAGAATCTCTTTCGTTTAA
- the LOC661264 gene encoding serine/threonine-protein kinase Chk2 isoform X2: protein MLEATDLPLTQTQTDEPSQELGEVKRPWGRLCACISTMVSIDLFEPVYTFGRAPSCNIFVDESQFPTILNVSKQHFRLTKDEEGLVFLTDLSKNGTFVNRTKIGRNNECVIYNEDIIAIGSPSTRVYSFISDINRDDYEFLPQELRLKYTTTKLLGRGSFGQVRLALDKQTREQFAIKRIDKSRSSVSTRRGNNISGIKTEVEILSSFSHAFIIQMREVFETDDEVFLVLEYMSGGELTSRIRSTLAFPECEVKFIFYQILLGVRYLHLNGVTHRDLKPENVLLSTQNQYPRVKISDFGLSKIMDDISVMETVCGTVQYAAPEVLRFFEPYSRKVDVWSLGVILFYMLSRTQPFVPRFAMFSAFQVG from the exons ATGTTGGAAGCCACAGACCTGCCCCTGACTCAGACCCAAACCGACGAGCCCTCTCAGGAGCTGGGGGAGGTGAAACGACCATGGGGGCGGTTGTGCGCCTGTATCTCGACAATGGTGTCGATTG ACTTGTTCGAGCCGGTGTACACTTTTGGACGAGCCCCCAGTtgcaatattttcgttgaCGAAAGTCAGTTTCCCACGATTTTGAACGTTAGCAAGCAACATTTTCGGCTAACGAAGGACGAGGAGGGTCTCGTGTTTCTCACAGACCTCAGTAAGAATGGCACTTTCGttaatagaacgaaaataggCAGAAATAACGAATGTGTCATTTACAACGAGGATATTATAGCAATAGGGAGCCCCAGTACCAGAG TCTACAGTTTTATCAGTGACATCAATCGCGACGATTATGAGTTCCTACCTCAGGAGTTGCGGCTAAAATACACCACCACGAAGCTCTTAGGACGTGGTTCCTTCGGCCAAGTCCGTCTAGCCCTTGATAAG CAAACTCGGGAGCAATTCGCAATCAAACGAATTGATAAATCAAGGTCTAGTGTCTCAACACGCCGGGGAAACAACATAAGTGGCATTAAAACGGAAGTTGAGATACTGAGTTCGTTCTCTCAT GCTTTTATTATCCAAATGAGGGAGGTTTTTGAGACTGATGACGAGGTGTTCCTAGTTTTAGAATACATGAGTGGGGGCGAACTCACAAGTCGGATTCGTTCGACTTTGGCGTTCCCCGAATGCGAggtgaagtttattttttaccaaatctTACTAGGTGTGAGGTATTTACACTTAAACGGGGTGACACACAGGGACTTGAAA CCTGAAAACGTACTTCTGAGTACGCAAAACCAATACCCGAGAGTGAAAATCTCCGATTTTGGTTTGAGCAAGATCATGGACGATATCAGCGTGATGGAGACGGTCTGTGGGACCGTCCAGTACGCGGCACCAGAAGTATTAAGGTTCTTTGAGCCCTATAGCCGGAAAGTGGACGTTTGGAGCCTCGGAGTGATTCTGTTTTATATGCTGAGCCGGACGCAGCCCTTTGT GCCTCGCTTCGCTATGTTCAGCGCCTTTCAAGTAGGATAA